The stretch of DNA CACGAGCGAAGCGGGCGACTCGAAAGCCAAGGTGCGCGGGCGTCTGCGCGTCGACGCCGACCCTGGCACGGCGCAGCTCGTGCTCACGCCGCGCCTTCAGCCGTTTCTCGAGCAGCACCCCGACTTGTTCGTCGAACTCGTCGCGCGCGACCGCATGGGCGACCTCGTCCGCGAGGGTTTCGACGTCGCCGTCCGCCTCGGCAATCCGGAGCCCTCCGCGCTCAAGGCGCGACTCCTCATGCGCACGCACGTCGTCACGTGCGCATCCCCGGAGTACGTCGCCCGGCACGGAGCACCACGCCATCCCCGCGACATCGAGAAGCACCGCTGCCTCTTGATGCGCGATCCATCGACCGGCAGCCACTTCGGCTGGGAGTTCGTGCGCGGACGGAAGGTCGTGCCCGTCAACGTGAGCGGCCCGCTGATGGTCAACCAGTTCGGTCCGATGCTGGCGGCATGTCTCGCGGGGCAAGGCATCACGCAGGTGCTCGAGTTCCACGCGCGCGAGTTCTTCGCCGACGGCAGGCTCGTGCAGGTGCTGCCCGAGTGGGCCGACGAGACGTACCCGCTCTACGCGTACCACCACTCGGCGCAGCTCATGTCGGCCAAGGTCCGGGCATTCCTCGACTTCGTCGTCGACGTGACGCGTGATGCGGACGTCTGAGCGGTGCCACGAGCGCACCTTCCAGGACGCGCGCGGGCGGCGTGCGTTCCGAGCCACGAACGCCGCCCCCATTCGCCCCGGGGCGTCATGTCGCCACCCCTCTCGCCATGATGGGGTTCGACGAGCAGTTACGGCACGTCTCAGCTCCGCTTCGCCGTCTCCCGTTTCCCGGGCCACGCCGCGCGCATCGTGTCCGCGAGCGCGCGCAACGCCCCGGCCCGGGGATAGCCCGGCCGCCACACGAGGGCGAGGATGCGGCTCGGAGACGGCGCCAGGGGCCGCACCTCGAGCTGACCCAGTCGATTCTCCAGCGGCACCGAGATCGCCGGCAGCAGCGTGATGCTGCCCTCGCCCGACATCACCATCTGCGCCAGCGTGGTGAGGCTCGTCGCACGGAAGTCCACCTCGCGCGCGCCCACGCGGGTGCACAGCGCGAGTGCCTGGCTGCGAAAGCAGTGCCCATCCTCCAGCAACAGCACGTTCTCCTCGTCCAGGTCGCGTAGCTGCACCTGCTTCTTCTTCGTCAACGGATGACCCGGAGGCAGCGCGACGACGAAGGCATCCTCCGCGATGACCGTCTGCTCCACGTCCCCCAGCTCCGGATCGAGCGCCACCAGTGCCCCGTCCAACCGTCCCTCCTCCAGCCCGCGCACGAGCAGCTCCGTCTTCTCCTCGCGCAGCCGCAGCCGCATCCGCGGGTACTGCTTCGTCACCGCCGGAATCACCTCGGGCAGCACGTAGGGCGCCACCGTGGGGATGACGCCCAGTTGCAGGGGACCCGCGAAGGGATCCGACAGGCGGGAAGCGGCCGAGAGGATGTCCCCCGCCTCGGTGAGCACACGGCGGGCGCGGGACACCAGCTCCTCGCCCGCCTGGGTCAACATGACGCGGCGCTTGTCGCGCTCGAAGAGCTTCACCCCGAGCACGTCCTCCAACTGCTGGATCTGCGCGCTCAAGGCGGGCTGCGACACGTGACAGCGCTCGGCCGCTTTGCGGAAGCCGAGCACGTCGGCGACGGCGACGACATATTCCAACTGCCGCAGGGACAGGTCGTTCAGGGAGGCCATGGCTCCGGGAAGCTTGATAGGAACAGGCTATCAAGTCCATCGAAACGATGTCTTGGCCCGTTCAGACCGGACTCTCTACCTTGAGGGACATCCACGGCGGACTTCCCGCCCATCCCAGGAGAGACGTCCATGAGCACCCGTCCCCAGCTGACCACGGAGTCCGGAGCCCCCGTCGCCGACAACCAGCACTCGCAGACCGCCGGGGCCGCGGGTCCGGTGCTGCTGCAGGATCACCACCTGCTCGAGAAGCTCGCCCGCTTCAACCGCGAGCGCATCCCCGAGCGCGTCGTGCACGCGGTGGGCTCGGGCGCCTACGGCACCTTCGTGGTGACCAATCCCGACATCGCGCGCTACACGCGCATGAAGCTCTTCAGCGAGCAGGGCAAGCGCACCGAGGTCTTCGTGCGCTTCTCCACGGTGGCCGGCTCCAAGGGCGCGCCCGACACCGCGCGCGACCCCCGGGGCTTCGCGGTGCGCTTCTACACCGAGGACGGCAACTGGGACGTGGTGGGCAACAACACCCCCATCTTCTTCCTGCGCGACGGCATCAAGTTCCCGGACTTCATCCACTCGCAGAAGTACGACCCGTACAGCAACCGCCAGGAGCCCGACAACGTCTGGGACTTCTTCTCCCACTCGCCCGAGGCCACGCACCAGTTCACCTGGCTCTTCGGTGACCGGGGCATCCCCGCCTCGCTGCGGCACATGGACGGGTTCGGCTCGCACACCTTCCAGTGGGTGAACGCGAACAACGAGCGCTTCTTCGTGAAGTTCCACTTCAAGACCAACCAGGGCATCCGCGCGCTCTCCACCCAGGAGGCCGAGGCCATCGGCGGAAGGGATCCGCAGCACCATCAGAGCGACCTGTACGCGGCCATCGAGCGCGGCGAGTTCCCGTCCTGGACGCTCAAGGTCCAGGTGATGCCCGAGGCCGAGGCGGCCTCCTACCGCTTCAACCCGTTCGACCTCACCAAGGTCTGGTCCCAGAAGGACTACCCGCTCATCGAGCTGGGCCGCATGGAGCTCAACCGCACGCCGGACAACTTCTTCGCCGAGGTGGAGCAGGCGGCGCTGGATCCCGCGCACTTCGTGCCGGGCATCGGTCCCTCGCCGGACCGCATGCTCCAGGCGCGCCTGTTCGCCTACGGGGACGCGGCGCGCTACCGGCTGGGCATCAACCACACCCAGTTGCCGGTGAACTCGCCCAAGGGCGTGAAGGGCGGCGCGCGCAACTACGGCCGCGACGGAGGCATGCGCTTCGATGGCAATGGCGGGCGCTCCAAGAACTACGAGCCGAACAGCTTCAACGGCCCCGAGCAGTCCAACGAGCCCTCGGGCCTGGGCGTCTCCGTGAGCGGCACCACGGGCACCTACGTCAACCCGCGGCACGCCGAGGACAACGACTACGTGCAGGCGGGCGACCTGTACCGGCTGATGAGCGAGCAGGAGCGCGAGCGTCTCGTGGCGAACATCTCGGGCAGCCTCGCGCAGGTGAGCCGCGAGGACATCATCACCCGGGCCATCTCCCACTTCCGTCAAGCGGATGAACAGTACGGCGCGCGCGTGGCGGCGGCCGTCCACAAGCTGCGTCAGTCTCGCTAGACATCCACCCTTCCACCTCCAACCTTCCACAACACGAGAGAGCCAGCCATGAAGACAGGGATTCAGGAGCCACAGTCCGCAGCGATCGACCAGGAAGTGTTGGAGGTGGCGCGCACGGCGTTCCAGTACGCGCGCGGTGGAAACGCCGAGGCGCTCGCCGCGCTCCTCGACGCGGGGCTACCCGCCAACCTGCGCAACGAGCGTGGCGACACGCTGCTGATGCTCGCGAGCTATCACGGCCATGTGGACACCACCCGGGTGCTGCTCGAGCACGAGGCCGACCCCGAGCGCACCAATGACCGGGGGCAGACGCCCCTGGCCGGCTGCGCCTTCAAGGGAGACATCGCCATGGCGCGGCTGCTGCTCGACCATGGCACCCAGGTCGACGGCGCGGGCCCGGACGGCAAGACGGCGCTCATGTTCGCGGCGATGTTCGACCGCGTGGAGATGATGGACGAGCTGCTCTCCCGCGGTGCGATCCCCGAGCGCCGGGATGCGGAGAAGCGCACGGCGCTCGACTACGCCCGGGCCATGGGCGCCCACCGCGCCGCCGAGCGGCTCGCGGCGTTGCAGCAGACCCCGGCTTGACAATTTTTTCCGCTCCACGCACCTTGTGGAGCGTGAGCTTCGTTCGCGCCACCACCACGACCACGACTACCGCCACTTCCCTCGGCGGGAGCGGACTCGTGCGTGTCGTGAGCTGACGAACGCACGGTCCCTTGCCCCGCCGTCTTCCGGCCGGGGCGTCCGTGCAAGTGCTCAGTGCTCCGACCGGAAAACCCTCTTCTTTCCGAATCGGAGTCACCCATGCTCGACGTTCATGATCACCGTTCCCTGGGCCAGCGCCTGGACCTCTTCCACCTGCAGGAGGAGGCCCCCGGCATGGTGTTCTGGCACCCCCGCGGCCACCTGCTCTACCGGCTCATCGAGGAGCGCGTCCGCAAGCAGATGCGACTCGAGGGCTACGAGGAAGTGAGGACGCCGCAACTGCTCGCCCAGCCCATCTGGGAGCGCAGCGGCCACTGGGAGAACTTCCGCGAGAACATGTTCGAGTTCGCCGAGGAGGGCGGGCGGCACCTGGCGCTCAAGCCGGTGAACTGCCCGGGCCACATCCAGCTCGTGCAGCGCATGGGGCCGAGCTACCGCGACCTGCCCCTGCGGCTGGGCGAGTTCGGACTCGTGCACCGCAGCGAGCCCAGTGGCTCGCTCCACGGGTTGTTCCGCCTGCGCCAGTTCACGCAGGACGACGGGCACATCTTCTGTGCCGAGGAGCAGATGCGCGAGGAGGTGCTCCGCTTCTGCCGCTCGCTGCGCGCCTTCTACGCCGACTTCGGCTTCGAGGACGTGGAGGTCGCCTTCTCCAGCCGTCCTGCCCAGCGGGCCGGAAGCGATGAGGTGTGGGACGTGGCCGAGTCCCTGTTGCTCGAGGCGGCGCGGCAGGCGGGGCTGCACTGCCGCATGCAACCGGGACAAGGCGCGTTCTACGGGCCCAAGCTGGAGTTCGTGCTCAAGGACCGGCCCGGTCGCGACTGGCAATGCGGGACGATCCAGCTCGATCTCGTGCTCCCGGAGCGCTTCGATCTGCACTACGTGGATGCCTCGGGACAGAAGCGCCGGCCGATGATGTTGCATCGCGCGATGCTCGGCAGCCTGGAGCGCTTCATCGCCATCCTCCTGGAACACCACGCAGGCGCGCTGCCCGCGTGGCTGTCACCGGAGCAGGTAGTGGTGGCCTCGATCGGGGAGGGGGCCGCGGGCTACGCCGAGCGCTTCGCCGCGAAGCTGCGCGAGGCGGGCTGCCGGGCGCACGCGGATGCACGGGCCGAGTCGCTCTCGCGGAAGATCGTCGACGCGCACCAGTCCGGAGTGCCCTGGCTCGTCGTGGCGGGCGCTCGCGAGATGGAGAAGAACGTGGTCCGGCTGCGACGGCGGGATGGCGAGCAGCGCGACCTCGCCTGGGATGAGGCGCTGGCGGAACTCGTCGCCGAGTGCCGGCCCTCGCCCTCCATGTGACCACGAGGAGCGGCGAGAAGGACCCCTCGTGCCAGGCCAACTCCCTGGCACGGGGGGCTCACGTCGCAGGCGTCTCCAACCACAACGAGCCCAGTTCCAGTTCGATGGCATCGAAGGGAGGGGCCCGCACGCGGTCATCACCCGCGAAGGCGTCCAACAGGACCCAACGACCCTGCTCCTGGTGAAACACCTCGAGCGTCTGGTGGATGGGATCCACCACCCAGGCATGCTCCACTCCCGCCCGGGCATAACGAGGCAGCTTCCGCACGAGGTCCAGCTTCGCCGTGGACGGAGAGAGCACCTCGCAGATCCAATTGGGTGCCAACTCGAAGAAGGGCACGTCCGGAATGGTGGGCATGCGCTCGCATCGCCACCCCGCCAGATCAGGGACGAGGACATCCTTGCCGAAGTGAAGCTCGGGCTCGTCCACGATCCACCAGCCTCCCGGACCTCCACGCCCCCGCTGGAAGGCGCCACCCAGGTCCATCCCGAGGACGGAAGACACCTTCGCATGGCGAGACGCGGGCCGGGGCGAGGCATACAAATCACCGTCGATGAGCTCGCCCACCAGGTGCTCGGGCAGCGCGACGAGGTCCTGGTAGGTCGCAGGCTTTCGAAGGGGGACTGTAGACGGGGGGCCCATGGGCCCAGTGTACTCATGGACCCCCTGACCAGTCAGTCCACGGAGGCTTCCGATTTCCGGAAGCTCACTGGGGCTTGATGAACTTCAGGGCGAAGCGATCGCTGGTGCCACGGCGCGCGCCGGCGGCGCCCGGGCTGGAGTCCCAGTCACGCGTGTCCTGGGGATTGCGCCAGACATCACTGTCCTGCAGGAACTGGAAGCCCGCCGCGAGCACCTCGTCGCGCACGGTCTGCTCGTCGATGCGGTGCAGTGTCTTGGCGTCACTCACGCCCGTGCCGGGCTTCGCGCTCGAGTCGAGGATGACGTAGACCCCACCAGGCTTGAGCGCGCGGAAGACGGCCGCGTTCATCTTCGCCCGGTCGGTGCCGAACCACACGGTGTCGTGATAGATGATGTTGCTCACCACCGCGTCCAGGTCGGTCACCTCGGGCGGAAAGGGATCGTCCAGCTCGCGATCCACCCGTACCACGTTCTGGTTGACCGGGCGGGCGAGCCGCTCGCTCCAGGGCTTCTCCGCGAAGCGCTCGAGGACGAACCGGGGGTTCTCGCCATAGACGACCCCACGAGGACCCACGGCGCGCGCGAGCAGCTCGGTGGTGTATCCACCCCCCGCCATCAGCTCGGCGACCTTCATGCCGGGCCGGACGCCCACGAACTCGAGCAGGGCGGCGGGATGGCGGCCCGGATCGAGGGCCCGATCGGACTCGGGCCGATCCGCTGCGGCGACGATGGCTCCGGCGGGAGAGACCACGTCCTCGGAAGCGGGGGCCGAGGGAATAGCGGGTGTATGGGAACAACCCACGAGGGACAGGCAGGCAGCGGCGAGGAAGAATCGCATGGGACACGGAGCATAGGCGCGCCGGGCGCGAGCCCAGGCGGTATTTTGCCTTCCATGACGCACCGTCTGCCCCTCTGTGTCCTCGTGCTCCTCGCGGCGGTCTCCTGCCGGAGTGAAGTGCACACCGCGCCCCCGGAGCGCACGCCGGTGGCGGGCTTCGAGATCGTCCAAAGCTGGCCGCATGATCCCTCCGCGTTCACCCAGGGACTCGTCTTCCGGCAGGGCCGGCTCTACGAGGGAACGGGCCAGCTAGGCCGCTC from Cystobacter ferrugineus encodes:
- a CDS encoding LysR family transcriptional regulator is translated as MSRHYDRQVLDGLGILRAVVEAGSFVGAGEALGLTQPAVSRAVARLEERVGVRMFRRTARAISLTEEGRRFYESIAPHLRAIEEATSEAGDSKAKVRGRLRVDADPGTAQLVLTPRLQPFLEQHPDLFVELVARDRMGDLVREGFDVAVRLGNPEPSALKARLLMRTHVVTCASPEYVARHGAPRHPRDIEKHRCLLMRDPSTGSHFGWEFVRGRKVVPVNVSGPLMVNQFGPMLAACLAGQGITQVLEFHAREFFADGRLVQVLPEWADETYPLYAYHHSAQLMSAKVRAFLDFVVDVTRDADV
- a CDS encoding LysR substrate-binding domain-containing protein, giving the protein MASLNDLSLRQLEYVVAVADVLGFRKAAERCHVSQPALSAQIQQLEDVLGVKLFERDKRRVMLTQAGEELVSRARRVLTEAGDILSAASRLSDPFAGPLQLGVIPTVAPYVLPEVIPAVTKQYPRMRLRLREEKTELLVRGLEEGRLDGALVALDPELGDVEQTVIAEDAFVVALPPGHPLTKKKQVQLRDLDEENVLLLEDGHCFRSQALALCTRVGAREVDFRATSLTTLAQMVMSGEGSITLLPAISVPLENRLGQLEVRPLAPSPSRILALVWRPGYPRAGALRALADTMRAAWPGKRETAKRS
- a CDS encoding catalase, which codes for MSTRPQLTTESGAPVADNQHSQTAGAAGPVLLQDHHLLEKLARFNRERIPERVVHAVGSGAYGTFVVTNPDIARYTRMKLFSEQGKRTEVFVRFSTVAGSKGAPDTARDPRGFAVRFYTEDGNWDVVGNNTPIFFLRDGIKFPDFIHSQKYDPYSNRQEPDNVWDFFSHSPEATHQFTWLFGDRGIPASLRHMDGFGSHTFQWVNANNERFFVKFHFKTNQGIRALSTQEAEAIGGRDPQHHQSDLYAAIERGEFPSWTLKVQVMPEAEAASYRFNPFDLTKVWSQKDYPLIELGRMELNRTPDNFFAEVEQAALDPAHFVPGIGPSPDRMLQARLFAYGDAARYRLGINHTQLPVNSPKGVKGGARNYGRDGGMRFDGNGGRSKNYEPNSFNGPEQSNEPSGLGVSVSGTTGTYVNPRHAEDNDYVQAGDLYRLMSEQERERLVANISGSLAQVSREDIITRAISHFRQADEQYGARVAAAVHKLRQSR
- a CDS encoding ankyrin repeat domain-containing protein produces the protein MKTGIQEPQSAAIDQEVLEVARTAFQYARGGNAEALAALLDAGLPANLRNERGDTLLMLASYHGHVDTTRVLLEHEADPERTNDRGQTPLAGCAFKGDIAMARLLLDHGTQVDGAGPDGKTALMFAAMFDRVEMMDELLSRGAIPERRDAEKRTALDYARAMGAHRAAERLAALQQTPA
- the thrS gene encoding threonine--tRNA ligase, translated to MLDVHDHRSLGQRLDLFHLQEEAPGMVFWHPRGHLLYRLIEERVRKQMRLEGYEEVRTPQLLAQPIWERSGHWENFRENMFEFAEEGGRHLALKPVNCPGHIQLVQRMGPSYRDLPLRLGEFGLVHRSEPSGSLHGLFRLRQFTQDDGHIFCAEEQMREEVLRFCRSLRAFYADFGFEDVEVAFSSRPAQRAGSDEVWDVAESLLLEAARQAGLHCRMQPGQGAFYGPKLEFVLKDRPGRDWQCGTIQLDLVLPERFDLHYVDASGQKRRPMMLHRAMLGSLERFIAILLEHHAGALPAWLSPEQVVVASIGEGAAGYAERFAAKLREAGCRAHADARAESLSRKIVDAHQSGVPWLVVAGAREMEKNVVRLRRRDGEQRDLAWDEALAELVAECRPSPSM
- a CDS encoding Uma2 family endonuclease, whose translation is MGPPSTVPLRKPATYQDLVALPEHLVGELIDGDLYASPRPASRHAKVSSVLGMDLGGAFQRGRGGPGGWWIVDEPELHFGKDVLVPDLAGWRCERMPTIPDVPFFELAPNWICEVLSPSTAKLDLVRKLPRYARAGVEHAWVVDPIHQTLEVFHQEQGRWVLLDAFAGDDRVRAPPFDAIELELGSLWLETPAT
- a CDS encoding class I SAM-dependent methyltransferase, whose product is MRFFLAAACLSLVGCSHTPAIPSAPASEDVVSPAGAIVAAADRPESDRALDPGRHPAALLEFVGVRPGMKVAELMAGGGYTTELLARAVGPRGVVYGENPRFVLERFAEKPWSERLARPVNQNVVRVDRELDDPFPPEVTDLDAVVSNIIYHDTVWFGTDRAKMNAAVFRALKPGGVYVILDSSAKPGTGVSDAKTLHRIDEQTVRDEVLAAGFQFLQDSDVWRNPQDTRDWDSSPGAAGARRGTSDRFALKFIKPQ